Proteins co-encoded in one Octopus sinensis linkage group LG6, ASM634580v1, whole genome shotgun sequence genomic window:
- the LOC115213037 gene encoding zinc finger protein OZF-like isoform X1, with protein MIDVNDWLLFRRSNILRTYFHLKEDFLQRILPICCVRVERFINQCFQNEKIKLQNLTERMFQKVSKRYKCGICGKLLTTKSNLAIHRRSHTGEKPYHCEECEKAFSTKAYLTEHKRTHTGEKPFHCEICGKSFSYKGYIKIHKRTHTGEKPFHCEICGKSFSDCSSTKSHQLTHTGEKQFHCEICGKSFTKVNNLTRHKRIHTGEEPYKCDDCGKAFSNVSNFERHRGVHSKPYHCEICGKTFSVKESLTVHKRVHTGEKPCCCEVCGKGFTSSRTLIRHRRTHTGEKRHRCEICGKAFPEKYVLTLHKRIHTGEKPYHCEVCGKDFSDSSSLVSHKRIHTGEKPHHCEICGKAFSASSSLMRHRRIHTGEKPYHCLICGKKFSHKTSLKTHIHIHSGEKPL; from the coding sequence gaCATATTTCCATTTGAAAGAAGATTTTCTGCAGAGGATACTGCCAATCTGCTGTGTTAGGGTAGAGAGATTTATCAACCAATGTTTtcagaatgagaaaataaaattgcaaaatttAACTGAGAGAATGTTTCAGAAAGTGAGCAAACGTTACAAATGTGGTATTTGTGGTAAATTACTTACTACAAAGTCTAATTTAGCTATTCATAGGCGCTctcatactggagaaaagccataCCACTGTGAAGAATGTGAGAAAGCATTTTCTACAAAAGCTTATTTAACagaacacaaacgtacacatacaggagagaaaccatttcactgtgaaatatgtggaaaatcattttcttataaaggttacataaagatacacaaacgtactcacactggagagaaaccatttcactgtgaaatctgtggaaaatcattttcaGATTGTAGTAGTACAAAAAGTCATCAACTTACTCACACTGGAGAAAAACAATTCCATTGTGAAATATGTGGCAAATCATTTACTAAAGTAAATAATCTAACaagacataaacgtattcatactggggaggaACCATATAAGTGTGATGATTGTGGGAAAGCATTTTCTAATGTGAGTAACTTTGAAAGACACAGAGGTGTGCATTCAAAACCTTACCACTgtgaaatttgtggtaaaacattttctgtAAAAGAGTCTTTAACAGTCCACAAACGAGTTcacactggagagaagccatGTTGTTGTGAAGTATGTGGGAAAGGGTTTACGAGTAGTCGTACTTTAATAAGGCATAGACGtactcatacaggggaaaaacgacaccgctgtgaaatctgtgggaaagCATTTCCTGAAAAATATGTCTTAACATTACACAAAcgaattcacacaggagagaaaccatatcactgtgaagttTGTGGAAAAGACTTTTCTGATAGCAGCAGCTTAGtaagtcacaaacgtattcatactggagaaaaaccacatcactgtgaaatctgtggcaaaGCATTTTCAGCAAGTAGTAGTTTAATgagacacagacgtattcatacaggagagaaaccatatcactgtttAATATGTGGAAAAAAATTTTCACACAAGACCAGCTTAAAAACTCATATCCATATTCATAGTGGAGAAAAGCCACTGTAG
- the LOC115213037 gene encoding zinc finger protein 879-like isoform X2, translated as MFQKVSKRYKCGICGKLLTTKSNLAIHRRSHTGEKPYHCEECEKAFSTKAYLTEHKRTHTGEKPFHCEICGKSFSYKGYIKIHKRTHTGEKPFHCEICGKSFSDCSSTKSHQLTHTGEKQFHCEICGKSFTKVNNLTRHKRIHTGEEPYKCDDCGKAFSNVSNFERHRGVHSKPYHCEICGKTFSVKESLTVHKRVHTGEKPCCCEVCGKGFTSSRTLIRHRRTHTGEKRHRCEICGKAFPEKYVLTLHKRIHTGEKPYHCEVCGKDFSDSSSLVSHKRIHTGEKPHHCEICGKAFSASSSLMRHRRIHTGEKPYHCLICGKKFSHKTSLKTHIHIHSGEKPL; from the coding sequence ATGTTTCAGAAAGTGAGCAAACGTTACAAATGTGGTATTTGTGGTAAATTACTTACTACAAAGTCTAATTTAGCTATTCATAGGCGCTctcatactggagaaaagccataCCACTGTGAAGAATGTGAGAAAGCATTTTCTACAAAAGCTTATTTAACagaacacaaacgtacacatacaggagagaaaccatttcactgtgaaatatgtggaaaatcattttcttataaaggttacataaagatacacaaacgtactcacactggagagaaaccatttcactgtgaaatctgtggaaaatcattttcaGATTGTAGTAGTACAAAAAGTCATCAACTTACTCACACTGGAGAAAAACAATTCCATTGTGAAATATGTGGCAAATCATTTACTAAAGTAAATAATCTAACaagacataaacgtattcatactggggaggaACCATATAAGTGTGATGATTGTGGGAAAGCATTTTCTAATGTGAGTAACTTTGAAAGACACAGAGGTGTGCATTCAAAACCTTACCACTgtgaaatttgtggtaaaacattttctgtAAAAGAGTCTTTAACAGTCCACAAACGAGTTcacactggagagaagccatGTTGTTGTGAAGTATGTGGGAAAGGGTTTACGAGTAGTCGTACTTTAATAAGGCATAGACGtactcatacaggggaaaaacgacaccgctgtgaaatctgtgggaaagCATTTCCTGAAAAATATGTCTTAACATTACACAAAcgaattcacacaggagagaaaccatatcactgtgaagttTGTGGAAAAGACTTTTCTGATAGCAGCAGCTTAGtaagtcacaaacgtattcatactggagaaaaaccacatcactgtgaaatctgtggcaaaGCATTTTCAGCAAGTAGTAGTTTAATgagacacagacgtattcatacaggagagaaaccatatcactgtttAATATGTGGAAAAAAATTTTCACACAAGACCAGCTTAAAAACTCATATCCATATTCATAGTGGAGAAAAGCCACTGTAG